Proteins encoded together in one Acanthochromis polyacanthus isolate Apoly-LR-REF ecotype Palm Island chromosome 12, KAUST_Apoly_ChrSc, whole genome shotgun sequence window:
- the tent5ba gene encoding terminal nucleotidyltransferase 5ba has protein sequence MSGDRRFCVLSWDQVQRLDSILGEAVPIHGRGNFPTLSVQPRQIVQVVRARLEERGICVKDVRLNGSAASHVLHQDTGLGYKDLDLIFGVSLKDDQAFRLVKDVVLDCLLDFLPVGVSKERITALTLKEAYVQKLVKVCNDTDRWSLISLSNNTGKNVELKFVDSLRRQFEFSVDSFQICLDSLLLFDRCSETPMSESFHPTVIGESVYGDFKEAMEHLCQRTIATRSPEEIRGGGLLKYCHLLVRGFRPSSDADMKQMQRYMCSRFFIDFSDIGEQQRKLEAYLQNHFAGMEHKRYECLMTLHHVVNESTVCLMGHERRQTLSLISMLALKVLAEQNAIPNVTNVTCYYQPAPYVQDINFSNYYIAHVQAPQVSPCSASYQTWLPCS, from the exons ATGTCTGGGGATCGGAGGTTCTGTGTGCTGTCTTGGGATCAGGTGCAGCGTTTGGACTCGATCCTGGGGGAGGCTGTTCCCATCCACGGCCGGGGAAACTTCCCCACTCTGTCAGTGCAGCCCCGGCAGATTGTCCAG GTGGTTCGAGCGAGGCTGGAAGAGCGAGGCATTTGTGTGAAGGATGTGAGGCTGAACGGTTCGGCCGCCAGCCACGTGCTCCATCAGGACACCGGACTCGGCTACAAGGACCTGGACCTGATCTTTGGCGTGTCGCTGAAAGACGACCAGGCCTTCCGTCTGGTGAAAGACGTCGTCCTGGACTGCCTGTTGGACTTCTTGCCGGTCGGGGTCTCGAAGGAGCGCATCACGGCACTGACCCTGAAAGAGGCCTACGTACAGAAACTGGTGAAAGTCTGTAACGACACAGACCGCTGGAGCCTCATATCGCTGTCCAACAACACGGGCAAGAACGTGGAGCTTAAGTTCGTGGACTCTTTACGGCGACAGTTTGAATTCAGCGTGGACTCCTTCCAGATCTGCCTCGACTCTCTGCTCTTGTTCGACCGCTGCTCAGAGACGCCCATGTCCGAGAGCTTCCACCCCACCGTGATCGGGGAGAGCGTGTACGGGGACTTCAAGGAGGCTATGGAGCACCTGTGTCAGAGGACCATAGCGACGCGCAGCCCCGAAGAGATCAGAGGGGGCGGCTTGTTGAAGTACTGCCACCTGCTGGTTCGAGGGTTCAGGCCCTCCTCGGATGCGGACATGAAGCAGATGCAGCGCTACATGTGCTCGCGCTTCTTCATTGACTTCTCCGACATCGGCGAGCAGCAGAGGAAGCTGGAAGCATATCTGCAGAACCACTTTGCCGGCATGGAGCACAAACGGTACGAGTGCCTGATGACTCTGCACCACGTGGTGAACGAGAGCACCGTGTGTCTGATGGGCCACGAGCGGCGCCAAACGCTCAGCCTCATCTCCATGCTGGCGCTGAAGGTGCTGGCCGAGCAGAACGCCATCCCCAACGTCACGAATGTCACGTGTTACTACCAGCCGGCGCCGTACGTGCAGGACATCAACTTCAGTAATTACTATATTGCACACGTTCAGGCGCCGCAGGTGTCGCCGTGCAGCGCTTCGTATCAGACGTGGCTGCCATGTAGCTGA